A window of the Oscillospiraceae bacterium NTUH-002-81 genome harbors these coding sequences:
- a CDS encoding response regulator, whose protein sequence is MATEILTKYEEVQNALAAVDDVLDMSRVESGRVKIEEKNVHIPDVLHDLRTIIQGNVAAKRQDLYIDTQDVVHEDIITDKLRLNQVLLNLVSNAIKFTPAGGTISIRVSEKPCEMKQYTTYEFRIKDNGIGMSKEFQKEIFDSFTRESTSTTSGIQGTGLGMAITKNIVDMMGGTIEVKSEEGKGSEFIVCLSCRVSGRVMRYEPVPQLRGARALVVDDDTNTCMSVSKMLRGIEMRPDWTTSGKEAVIRAQEAYEEKDEFKAFIIDWLMPDMNGIETVRRIRKVIGESVPIIILTAYDWADIKEEAKEAGVTAFVAKPLFMSELRSALTTPILVEEPEKLVGSGQFQGKKVLLVEDNELNLEIASAILQEEGLVVDTARDCVEAVNRMAAAGADDYDLILMDVQMPQMDGYTATREIRTLSDNRKANIPIIAMTANAFEEDKEKAFAAGMDDHIAKPIDIHILLDTLNKIFSPCE, encoded by the coding sequence ATGGCGACGGAGATCCTGACAAAATATGAGGAAGTGCAGAATGCCCTGGCGGCGGTGGACGATGTGCTGGATATGAGCCGCGTTGAGAGCGGCCGGGTAAAAATAGAGGAAAAGAACGTCCATATCCCGGATGTACTCCATGATCTGCGGACCATCATCCAGGGAAATGTGGCGGCCAAGCGGCAGGATCTGTACATCGACACCCAGGATGTGGTGCATGAGGACATCATCACGGATAAGCTGCGGCTCAATCAGGTGCTGCTGAACCTGGTGAGCAACGCCATCAAGTTTACCCCGGCAGGCGGCACCATCAGCATCCGGGTTTCGGAAAAACCGTGTGAAATGAAGCAGTATACCACCTACGAGTTTCGGATCAAGGACAACGGCATCGGCATGTCAAAGGAATTCCAGAAGGAGATTTTTGACTCTTTTACCCGGGAAAGCACTTCCACCACCAGCGGTATCCAGGGCACGGGCCTTGGTATGGCCATCACGAAAAACATTGTTGATATGATGGGCGGCACCATCGAGGTGAAGAGTGAAGAGGGCAAGGGCTCAGAGTTCATTGTCTGTCTTTCCTGCAGGGTGTCCGGCAGGGTCATGCGGTATGAGCCCGTTCCTCAACTGCGGGGCGCAAGAGCCCTGGTGGTGGATGACGATACGAATACGTGCATGAGCGTCAGCAAGATGCTGCGAGGCATTGAGATGCGGCCGGACTGGACGACCTCCGGCAAAGAGGCCGTCATCCGGGCTCAGGAGGCTTACGAGGAAAAGGACGAATTCAAGGCGTTTATCATTGACTGGCTCATGCCGGATATGAACGGCATTGAGACGGTGCGCCGGATCCGGAAGGTCATCGGGGAAAGTGTGCCCATCATCATTCTGACCGCCTATGACTGGGCGGACATTAAAGAAGAGGCCAAGGAGGCTGGTGTCACCGCTTTTGTGGCGAAGCCGCTGTTCATGTCGGAGCTGCGCTCTGCCCTGACCACGCCGATCCTGGTGGAAGAGCCGGAGAAGCTGGTGGGAAGCGGTCAGTTCCAGGGCAAGAAGGTGCTGCTGGTGGAGGACAACGAGCTGAATCTGGAGATCGCATCGGCCATTCTGCAAGAGGAAGGGCTGGTGGTGGATACAGCCCGGGACTGCGTGGAGGCGGTGAACCGGATGGCCGCCGCCGGAGCGGATGATTACGACCTGATCCTCATGGATGTGCAGATGCCCCAGATGGACGGCTATACCGCCACCCGGGAGATCCGGACGCTGAGCGACAACCGAAAGGCCAACATTCCCATCATTGCCATGACAGCCAATGCTTTCGAGGAAGATAAGGAGAAGGCGTTTGCGGCGGGCATGGACGACCACATTGCCAAACCCATTGACATCCACATTCTGCTGGATACGCTGAACAAGATCTTTTCTCCGTGTGAATAG